Proteins from a genomic interval of uncultured Desulfuromusa sp.:
- the uvrB gene encoding excinuclease ABC subunit UvrB, with amino-acid sequence MARFKLQSDYQPCGDQPYAIKELVEGIERGDRHQVLLGVTGSGKTFTMANMVNQLQKPTLVLAHNKTLAAQLYSEFKELFPDNAVEYFVSYYDYYQPEAYVPSTDTFIDKDSSINEEIDKLRHSATRSLLSRRDVLIVASVSCIYGLGSPEAYYGMLVNLRTGMELDRNEFLHNLVEIQYQRNDVDFHRGTFRVRGDSVEIFPAYEEKRALRIEFFGDEIDAISEIDPLRGQVIDRLERTAIFPASHYVATKPTLKRAITEIQDELQLRIQYFQERNMLLEAQRIEQRTLFDIEMIEEMGYCQGIENYSRFLDGRKVGEPPATLLSYLPEDALMFIDESHVSVSQVGAMYRGDRSRKETLTKYGFRLPSALDNRPLMFEEFQQRQPQTVYVSATPADYEMEKAQGVFVEQVIRPTGLLDPPIDVRPATEQVDDLIDEIRLTTAKGSRVLVTTLTKRMAEDLTGYLQELNIRVNYLHSDIDTLERVQIIRALREGEFDVLIGINLLREGLDIPEVALVAILDADKEGFLRSTRSLIQTCGRASRNVEGRVIMYGDKITKSMQACIDETERRRSKQIAYNEKHGITPKSVKKSMHSILGDLSTKDYIDLPLVAESGTEYRTPKELKKKITELKKEMLAAAADLDFEKAAEIRDQMLAYEKQELALR; translated from the coding sequence ATGGCCCGATTTAAACTGCAATCAGATTATCAGCCCTGCGGCGACCAGCCATATGCCATCAAAGAACTGGTCGAAGGAATTGAGCGGGGAGACCGCCACCAGGTGCTTCTTGGTGTGACCGGCTCAGGCAAAACCTTCACCATGGCCAACATGGTCAACCAGCTGCAAAAACCAACCTTGGTGCTGGCGCACAATAAGACTCTGGCGGCTCAGCTTTATAGTGAGTTCAAAGAGTTGTTTCCAGATAACGCAGTTGAATATTTCGTCAGCTATTATGACTACTATCAGCCGGAAGCCTACGTCCCTTCCACCGATACCTTTATTGATAAAGACAGCTCCATCAACGAAGAAATTGACAAGCTTCGCCATAGCGCCACCCGTTCACTGCTCTCTCGCCGTGATGTTTTAATTGTTGCTTCCGTCAGTTGTATCTATGGCCTCGGCTCTCCAGAGGCCTATTACGGAATGCTGGTGAACCTGCGCACCGGAATGGAACTTGATCGCAACGAGTTCCTCCATAATCTGGTGGAAATTCAGTATCAGCGTAATGATGTTGATTTCCACCGGGGAACGTTCCGGGTCCGTGGCGACAGTGTCGAAATATTTCCAGCCTACGAAGAAAAGCGTGCCCTGCGGATTGAGTTTTTCGGTGACGAAATTGACGCGATCAGCGAAATTGATCCCTTGCGAGGTCAGGTTATTGACCGCCTGGAGCGGACAGCCATTTTCCCTGCCAGCCATTATGTTGCAACAAAACCAACCTTGAAACGGGCGATCACAGAGATTCAGGATGAGTTGCAACTGCGGATTCAATATTTTCAGGAACGCAATATGTTGCTGGAAGCGCAACGGATCGAACAACGCACTCTGTTTGATATCGAGATGATTGAAGAGATGGGCTATTGTCAGGGGATTGAAAATTATTCCCGCTTTCTTGATGGCCGCAAAGTGGGTGAACCCCCGGCAACACTCCTCTCCTACCTGCCCGAAGACGCACTGATGTTTATCGATGAAAGCCATGTCAGCGTCAGTCAGGTTGGAGCTATGTATCGGGGTGACCGCTCACGCAAAGAGACATTAACAAAATACGGCTTCCGTCTTCCCAGTGCACTGGACAATCGCCCCCTGATGTTTGAAGAGTTTCAGCAACGGCAGCCACAAACAGTTTATGTCTCCGCAACCCCCGCCGATTACGAGATGGAAAAGGCTCAAGGCGTCTTTGTTGAACAGGTGATTCGCCCGACCGGGCTTCTCGATCCGCCGATTGATGTTCGTCCGGCAACTGAACAGGTTGATGACCTTATTGACGAAATCCGACTGACAACCGCCAAGGGTTCCCGCGTTCTGGTCACAACCCTGACCAAACGGATGGCCGAAGATCTCACCGGTTACCTTCAGGAATTAAACATCCGCGTCAATTATCTCCACTCCGATATTGATACCCTTGAGCGGGTGCAAATCATTCGCGCCTTACGCGAAGGTGAATTTGATGTCCTCATCGGCATCAATCTTTTGCGGGAAGGTCTGGATATCCCGGAGGTGGCTCTGGTCGCTATTCTTGATGCGGATAAAGAGGGCTTCCTGCGGTCAACCCGTTCGCTGATCCAGACCTGCGGTCGTGCATCCCGTAATGTCGAAGGTCGGGTGATTATGTACGGGGACAAAATCACAAAATCAATGCAGGCCTGTATTGACGAAACCGAACGGCGACGCAGCAAACAAATAGCCTATAACGAAAAACATGGGATCACCCCCAAATCAGTGAAAAAATCAATGCACTCCATCCTCGGTGATCTTTCCACCAAGGACTATATCGATCTGCCTCTGGTTGCTGAATCCGGAACAGAATACCGCACTCCAAAAGAGTTGAAGAAAAAAATTACCGAACTCAAAAAAGAAATGCTTGCTGCCGCAGCCGACCTTGATTTTGAAAAAGCCGCAGAAATACGTGATCAGATGCTGGCATACGAAAAACAAGAGCTGGCTTTGCGTTAG
- a CDS encoding outer membrane beta-barrel protein → MICRVFSTLVAVLVFLFSVQPSFAEFYVSGNIGMLFLPDRETTETFPIEMGWYNSDANSVTGGSFTSTEEFDEGIRITGAIGTHIFDAVRVEFEAGYAKNHYRSTATWEWDFEDSGGYGDTNYAIDSYSALQLDGDLTSWTFMGNAFYDFQVSNKFKPYIGAGLGISDLRIKLKISESYYVYGGNYSVNEHDTLFSYQFMTGISYELTEKTSIDLQYRYLKTKTPDFLSGNSFYYQGALVGVRRSF, encoded by the coding sequence ATGATTTGTCGGGTTTTTTCTACGTTAGTGGCTGTTTTAGTTTTTCTTTTTTCTGTTCAACCAAGTTTTGCTGAATTTTATGTTTCTGGAAATATTGGAATGCTATTTTTGCCAGATAGGGAAACGACAGAAACATTTCCGATAGAGATGGGCTGGTATAATAGCGATGCAAATTCAGTTACAGGGGGAAGTTTTACATCTACTGAAGAATTTGACGAAGGAATTAGAATAACGGGTGCTATAGGGACTCACATATTTGATGCTGTTAGGGTCGAATTTGAAGCGGGCTATGCTAAAAATCACTATAGGTCTACTGCTACTTGGGAGTGGGATTTTGAAGATAGTGGGGGGTATGGTGATACTAATTATGCAATTGACTCTTATTCAGCCCTCCAGTTGGATGGTGATTTGACGTCTTGGACTTTTATGGGAAATGCATTCTATGACTTTCAAGTGAGTAACAAGTTCAAACCATATATTGGGGCTGGACTAGGGATATCTGACCTCAGAATCAAACTGAAGATATCAGAGAGCTACTACGTATATGGCGGAAACTATAGCGTGAATGAACATGACACTCTATTTTCTTACCAATTCATGACCGGAATCTCTTATGAATTAACTGAAAAAACTAGTATTGATTTGCAGTATCGCTATTTAAAAACAAAAACACCCGATTTCTTATCTGGGAATTCTTTCTATTATCAAGGAGCTCTGGTTGGAGTAAGGAGGTCTTTCTGA
- a CDS encoding cytochrome c3 family protein, translating to MKQLSASNHTILVALFFCIFLLISSTASAESNLSIKDCSKCHETEPSEINAAGAAHESQINCLDCHTGHRPMSANNIPACSQCHEGSDHYSLENCLRCHNPHQPLNVILEGELKAECLTCHTEQNDQLITNPSMHSDMSCNFCHADKHGVIPDCTECHEPHSAEMVQNDCATCHAAHQPMVLEYPDTTKNLLCASCHETAYTELLASTTKHHDVGCVECHADKHKTVPQCSDCHGIPHAAGIHAKFPQCGNCHNTAHDLDNLKN from the coding sequence ATGAAACAGCTCAGCGCATCCAATCACACTATTCTCGTAGCTCTGTTTTTCTGCATCTTTTTATTGATCAGCAGTACTGCCTCTGCTGAATCAAATCTATCCATAAAGGATTGCAGTAAGTGCCATGAAACCGAACCAAGTGAAATCAATGCTGCTGGAGCGGCTCACGAAAGCCAGATTAATTGTCTTGATTGCCATACCGGCCATCGCCCGATGAGTGCAAACAATATTCCTGCTTGTAGTCAATGCCACGAAGGAAGTGACCATTACTCGTTGGAAAACTGCCTGCGCTGCCATAATCCACATCAACCTCTCAACGTGATTTTGGAAGGGGAGCTAAAAGCAGAGTGCCTGACCTGCCATACGGAACAGAACGATCAGCTTATCACCAATCCAAGCATGCACAGCGACATGTCCTGTAACTTCTGCCATGCAGACAAGCACGGTGTCATTCCGGACTGTACTGAATGCCATGAACCGCATTCAGCTGAAATGGTACAGAACGACTGTGCCACTTGTCATGCAGCTCATCAGCCAATGGTTCTTGAATACCCCGATACCACCAAGAACCTGCTGTGTGCTTCTTGCCATGAAACCGCCTATACAGAACTGCTTGCATCAACAACAAAACACCATGATGTTGGCTGTGTTGAGTGCCATGCCGACAAACATAAAACCGTACCCCAGTGTTCAGATTGTCATGGTATCCCACATGCGGCAGGCATTCACGCGAAGTTCCCACAGTGTGGAAATTGCCACAATACCGCCCACGATCTGGATAACCTGAAAAACTGA
- the glp gene encoding gephyrin-like molybdotransferase Glp, translating to MPISFYEARQQILDTVPLLDIETVPLIKAAGRAVAEDITANQPLPAFDNSAMDGYAVRTEDCSKGTVLPVIGSLPAGEVSAGTAQPGVAVKIMTGAPVPQGADAVIPLENCKTEHNQITIMQTVKKGDHIRWTGEDIRPGDLIIPAGTPLRPAEISLLASLRQATIPVRRQVRVAVLATGDELQEIDELPFKGGVVNGNSWALAAAIQEIGAVPLIIGIARDNLPDLRQKVTAGLKADVLITSAGVSAGDHDLVRKVLEEFKVKEIFWKLKIKPGHPTAFGIREQTPVFSLPGNPVSTLLTFEEFVRPALLKMMGHHNILKPLYRATLTEPIKKKKGRLQILRVAVTLDPNGEMLVSSAGDQNTGIQRTLVASQGIALLEAERDFFAAGEKINIHLLGPSTAIGY from the coding sequence ATGCCGATTTCTTTTTATGAAGCTCGCCAGCAGATACTGGATACCGTTCCTCTTCTGGACATTGAGACCGTTCCGCTCATCAAAGCCGCCGGCCGTGCTGTCGCTGAGGACATTACAGCAAATCAACCGTTACCTGCTTTTGATAATTCAGCAATGGATGGTTATGCCGTCCGCACGGAAGACTGTAGCAAAGGCACTGTTCTTCCCGTTATTGGCAGCCTTCCGGCAGGAGAAGTCTCTGCCGGCACAGCTCAACCGGGAGTTGCGGTTAAAATCATGACGGGAGCTCCAGTCCCGCAAGGAGCTGATGCTGTCATCCCCTTAGAGAATTGCAAGACAGAGCACAATCAAATCACCATCATGCAGACAGTTAAAAAAGGGGATCACATCCGTTGGACCGGAGAAGATATCCGTCCTGGTGACTTGATAATCCCTGCAGGAACGCCACTTCGTCCAGCAGAAATCAGTCTCCTTGCTTCACTTCGTCAGGCCACCATCCCCGTACGCCGTCAAGTTCGCGTCGCCGTTCTTGCAACCGGAGATGAATTACAGGAAATTGATGAGCTCCCTTTCAAGGGTGGAGTTGTCAACGGCAACTCTTGGGCTTTGGCGGCGGCAATTCAAGAGATCGGTGCTGTCCCGCTGATAATAGGGATTGCTCGGGATAACCTGCCTGATCTGCGGCAAAAAGTCACAGCAGGTTTAAAAGCTGATGTTTTAATTACCTCTGCCGGAGTTTCTGCCGGAGACCATGACCTTGTCCGGAAAGTTCTGGAAGAGTTCAAAGTTAAAGAAATCTTCTGGAAGCTCAAAATCAAGCCAGGTCATCCAACAGCCTTCGGAATACGAGAACAAACACCTGTTTTTTCACTCCCGGGCAACCCGGTTTCAACATTATTGACTTTCGAAGAATTTGTCCGACCTGCGTTGCTGAAGATGATGGGACATCACAATATTCTGAAACCTCTGTATCGAGCAACCTTGACAGAGCCCATCAAGAAAAAGAAAGGACGCTTACAAATTCTGCGCGTTGCCGTCACCCTCGATCCAAATGGCGAAATGCTGGTCAGCAGTGCCGGAGACCAGAATACCGGCATCCAGCGAACCCTGGTCGCATCCCAAGGGATTGCCCTGCTGGAAGCTGAGCGAGATTTTTTTGCTGCCGGTGAGAAAATTAATATCCACCTTCTTGGTCCTTCAACAGCCATCGGATATTGA
- a CDS encoding ATP-binding protein: MKDRFVSSPLNSLTITICYFAAGAVWVLYGHKLFVFLSPPQEMTAQHSSNPFYWGFVVASSGLLYLLLRHWGSSQTETQGSLLKIKQALKSYSEFTKAMIKAEDETALMEDVCRICVEVGGHRMAWIAVAENDSEKSLKPVTHWGDEGCFFDNFHASWAESECGKGPIGTSIRTNEPVIFQDLMTNPRFESCRDAAEKCGYASCISIPLRNEKQIFAALVIFDAQPNIFDKERTLLLTELAEDLSYGIQNLRLKAERKQEIEKSLMLAAVTEQTSDGVITFDASGTIEYMNTSFINLCGTPADEGIGVSIHEFECSKRNPEFYKAVQETLESKTMRIGRFVNKDRDGNEHDIDARIAPVFDKTGQVARYVVTVRDVSQEVQLQRQLRQIQKMEALGTLSEGIVHDFNNILDNIFRCSERGIIADAADETAQEDLFQILKETLHGKELIKSFKTMGQGKEQPQQQINISEVISSSTKSLAATIPSIIKLKKDITPGLGVIMGDPAHIHQVMTHLCTNAADAMQATGGILEISLTNMMIPVERICHYPNLSPGEHVKLTITDTGHGMDRDELERIFDPFYTTAQESGRGLGLSIVHGIIKNHGGEISVNSIVGVGTTFVILLPLIDPLEQQKALLRE; the protein is encoded by the coding sequence ATGAAGGACAGATTTGTATCTTCACCGTTGAACAGCCTGACAATAACAATCTGTTATTTTGCGGCAGGAGCCGTATGGGTTCTTTATGGACACAAACTCTTCGTATTCTTATCTCCTCCGCAGGAAATGACCGCTCAACATTCTTCAAACCCTTTTTATTGGGGCTTTGTCGTTGCCTCATCAGGATTACTCTATCTTCTATTAAGACATTGGGGGTCCTCGCAAACTGAAACACAAGGGTCACTCCTTAAAATAAAACAGGCGCTGAAAAGTTACAGTGAATTTACAAAAGCGATGATCAAAGCAGAGGATGAAACAGCGCTGATGGAAGATGTCTGCCGTATTTGCGTTGAAGTTGGCGGACATCGCATGGCTTGGATAGCAGTTGCCGAAAATGATTCCGAAAAAAGCCTGAAACCTGTCACCCACTGGGGAGATGAGGGCTGTTTTTTTGATAACTTTCATGCGAGTTGGGCAGAAAGCGAATGCGGAAAAGGTCCCATTGGAACAAGTATTCGTACCAATGAACCTGTTATTTTTCAGGACTTGATGACGAACCCACGTTTCGAATCCTGTCGTGATGCCGCTGAAAAATGTGGTTATGCCTCTTGCATTTCCATTCCATTGCGGAACGAGAAACAAATTTTTGCGGCTCTGGTCATTTTTGATGCTCAACCGAATATCTTTGATAAGGAGCGAACATTACTACTCACAGAGCTCGCTGAAGACCTGTCTTACGGGATACAAAATCTGCGCTTGAAAGCAGAACGGAAACAAGAGATAGAAAAAAGCCTGATGCTTGCTGCGGTGACGGAGCAGACATCTGATGGGGTCATTACTTTTGACGCCAGTGGAACCATAGAATACATGAATACAAGTTTCATTAATTTGTGTGGCACTCCTGCTGATGAAGGGATCGGTGTCAGCATTCATGAGTTTGAGTGCTCCAAACGTAACCCTGAATTTTACAAGGCCGTTCAAGAAACATTGGAATCAAAAACAATGCGCATTGGGCGCTTCGTGAATAAAGACCGGGATGGCAATGAGCATGATATCGACGCAAGAATAGCACCTGTTTTTGATAAGACAGGTCAAGTCGCCAGGTATGTCGTGACCGTCAGAGACGTGAGTCAGGAAGTCCAACTACAACGTCAACTCCGACAAATTCAAAAAATGGAGGCATTGGGGACATTGTCTGAAGGGATTGTCCACGATTTCAACAATATTCTCGACAACATTTTCCGCTGTTCAGAAAGGGGAATCATTGCGGATGCTGCTGACGAAACGGCACAAGAGGACCTGTTCCAGATTCTCAAAGAAACATTACACGGAAAAGAACTTATCAAATCGTTCAAAACTATGGGACAGGGAAAAGAACAACCGCAGCAACAAATCAATATTTCTGAAGTTATCAGCAGCAGTACAAAGTCATTAGCTGCAACCATACCCTCAATCATAAAACTGAAAAAGGATATTACTCCTGGTTTGGGGGTGATTATGGGAGATCCGGCACACATCCATCAAGTGATGACTCACCTGTGTACAAATGCTGCTGATGCAATGCAGGCAACCGGAGGAATTCTGGAAATAAGTCTCACCAATATGATGATTCCGGTTGAGAGGATATGCCATTATCCAAACCTGTCCCCTGGTGAACATGTCAAGCTAACAATTACCGATACTGGTCATGGCATGGATAGAGACGAGCTGGAGCGGATTTTTGACCCCTTCTATACAACCGCTCAAGAGAGTGGTCGCGGCCTTGGGTTGTCGATCGTTCATGGGATTATCAAAAACCATGGGGGCGAAATCTCAGTGAACAGTATTGTGGGGGTCGGCACTACTTTTGTTATTTTACTCCCCTTGATTGACCCTTTGGAACAGCAAAAAGCTTTACTTCGCGAATAG
- a CDS encoding peptidylprolyl isomerase codes for MLNRFSLSFWIMVTGLTLLFSAGAATAEPPVVAKIVDTPVTVYELNREMQRTLPLNVNFHGKVSAEKIAEVRELSLHNLIDQGYKVQYALQQKISVSKADLDKRLEKVRGKFKTQESLQKALGEEKLDDFYASVKRMLLAKKAEELAVASKVGMTEAEIRDFYENNKQRYNRPKLYRASHILIKVDPTRIETDKEPARLKAAGLADRARKGEDFYNLAYYNSDDRTKMVGGDIGYFHAGQIVKEFEEAIANLSPGDIAGPVETLHGFYVIKLTDVKKSAQLPFAEVKEKIREQQEKKRYDLIYADWMAALKETYSHEIFP; via the coding sequence ATGCTGAACCGGTTTTCATTATCGTTTTGGATCATGGTGACAGGACTGACTCTGCTCTTCAGTGCGGGTGCAGCAACGGCGGAACCGCCAGTTGTTGCAAAAATAGTTGATACTCCCGTGACCGTTTATGAGTTGAATCGGGAAATGCAACGGACTTTGCCATTGAATGTCAATTTTCACGGTAAGGTGTCCGCCGAAAAAATTGCCGAAGTCAGAGAACTGTCTCTGCACAACCTGATTGATCAAGGGTACAAGGTTCAGTATGCCTTGCAGCAAAAGATTTCTGTTTCAAAGGCAGATCTGGACAAGCGCCTGGAGAAAGTTCGGGGAAAATTCAAGACTCAGGAGTCATTGCAAAAAGCCCTTGGAGAAGAAAAGCTGGATGACTTTTACGCATCGGTAAAGCGAATGTTATTGGCAAAAAAAGCTGAAGAGCTGGCTGTCGCCTCAAAGGTGGGGATGACTGAAGCTGAAATTCGGGATTTTTATGAAAATAACAAACAAAGGTATAACCGTCCTAAACTTTACCGGGCCAGCCATATCCTGATCAAGGTTGACCCGACCCGGATTGAAACTGATAAAGAACCCGCAAGGTTGAAAGCTGCAGGTTTGGCCGATAGAGCCAGAAAAGGAGAGGATTTTTATAATCTGGCGTATTACAATTCAGATGATCGAACAAAAATGGTGGGGGGTGATATCGGCTATTTTCATGCCGGTCAGATCGTCAAGGAGTTTGAAGAAGCCATTGCCAATCTTAGCCCCGGAGATATTGCCGGTCCGGTTGAAACCTTGCATGGTTTCTATGTGATTAAATTGACAGATGTAAAGAAATCCGCACAGCTTCCATTTGCAGAGGTGAAAGAAAAAATTCGCGAGCAACAGGAGAAAAAGCGCTATGATTTGATTTATGCGGACTGGATGGCAGCTTTAAAAGAAACTTACTCACACGAGATTTTTCCTTGA